The Lathyrus oleraceus cultivar Zhongwan6 chromosome 5, CAAS_Psat_ZW6_1.0, whole genome shotgun sequence genome includes the window AAGTTTTTTATACCATGTTGTTTAGTCGACCGGTCCTTTTTGATGGAATGAAGACTTCTGTCGATTGTCCTTCTCGACATTTTAGACATATTTCCCAGTGATTTGGGTCTTATGGGTTTATCCCTAAGTCCTCCAAACCATGTCTCGATGTGTCGACATCTCGGTCGATCCTTCATTATTGGTATGTCGACGACTTACCGTTAATGCTCATTTAAAGACACTTCATTAATGTTTTCTCACAATAAACATCTTTTCATTGACATTCTTTGTTGACTTTATAGTAGCTAAAAATCCAAGTGTAACAGCTACTAAGTTCAAAGAACTGGTGAAGTTTTATCCATGCTACAATGGTGTGGTTGCTGAAGAGTCGAAGTGCATCAAGTCCGAAAGTGGACTGCATCCTGAAATCAAGCAAGGTATTGGTTATCATGAGATTCACCAATTTCTTATGCTAGAAAATAAGTGTAGAATTTATGATGAGGATATCAGGGCTCATTCTGCTCACTAtaagagtcttagtgagaagaaaGGGAAGAATCAATATTGTGGAAAACCGTATATTGCTCCAACTGACAAAGGGAAGCAAAAAGCTTCTGATGAGAAAAAGCCAAGTAGAGGAGAGACATTTGCTTCTGTcaaatgtttcaagtgtggtgAGTTAAGTTATTGTGCTAATGAATGCAAAAATAACTTCTTAAGGTGCTTGAAATATGGAAAGATAGGTCACCGCATTGCAGATTGTAAGAGTGTTGGGTCGACTTGTTATAATTGCGTCGAACAGGGTCACATTAGCACTCATTGCCATAAACTAAAGAAGGTTCAATCTGAAGGGGAAGTTTTTGCTTTGACTAGGTCAAAGATTACTATTTCATACATATTGATTAGAGGTACGTGTTTTATTATTGGTATTGATTGCTATTATTGACACAGATGCAACACATTCTTTTGTTTCGCTTGAATGTGTTGAGAAATTGGGTTTAAAATTGTCTTCTATGGTTGGCAGTATGATTGTTGATACCCCAACTCTGGGTCTGGTAACCACTTCGTGGGTTTGTTTGAATTGTCTTCTGACGATCTATGGTAAGAGTTTTGGGATGTACTTAGTTTGATTACCGTTGAATAAACTGGATGTTATCCTTGGAATGAACTTGTTGGAGTTCAACCATGTTAATATCAACTATTTCGATAAGTCAGTATCATTTCAAGAGTTTGATGCAAGTGACGAAGTTGTTTGTGTCACCCAAGCAAGTAGATGAGTTCATGAAGGATGAAGTTAAGGTGTTTATGATATTTGCTTCTATGAAGTATGAAGGTAAAGTTGTGATTGATGAGTTACTACTAGTGTGTGAGTTCATGAAAGTGTTTCCAGACGATATCAGTGATTTACAACTGAAGTGCGAGGTTGAGTTTGTTATAgacttagtaccaggtactaTTCCGATGTAGATGGATCCTTATAGGATATATACTTCAGAGTTGAATGAAGTGAATAAGTAGTTGGAAGAGTTGCTGGAGAAGAAGTTTGTTCGATGATAAGTGGTGTTTGCATCATTATTATAGTCGTTTTCTCTTATCATTTATTGCATTTCGTTCAATTTACTTTCAATTGTCATGTTTTATGTTTTGGTTTATGCTTTCTTGCTAATTTCAGGGTCTAATGAGCATCCAATATAAAGAGGGATCAAAGACAAGCAAAGCGAAAAAAGAGGCATTTTCCCATACAAAGTAGTTGCTCTGCTGACGTGTCATGATTGCATCAGACATAGGCATAGCATGCACATGGCTTAAGGATAATTGTCTGTTGCACGCCTACCCAACATCTCTCTCTTCAACCTTTCCTTCTTGGCCAAaccaattcaaattcaaatttccCATCAGTCTTTTTTCCCTTTTTCATGTAATTGCGTTCAGGTCACTTTTTAAGACTTGTCACAGTTATGACAGAGCTGGTTAGATCCTCCCTTAATTATTTCTTCTACACTAATCATCTGAAACAAAGAAAATTATTAAACAAAAATTGCATTAAGTTGGGTGCCTCCCTGTAGCGCTATTTTTTAGTCTTATAGCCTGACTTAATCATACAATTAATCATCAAAATTTATGGTAACCCTAGTGTTGTTAGAGGGTTCATCATGGTAAGCCTTGACTCTTTATCCGTTCACTTTAAACTCATTTCCATTTTGTTCATTCAAGAGATCCACAACCCCATAAGGATAGTTTTCAAAAGTTTAAAGGGACCTGACCATCTTGACTTCAATTTTCCTAGAAATAGTTTTAATATGGAATTGAATAAGACTACTTTTTGTACTTCCACTAACTCCCTTTTCTGGCACCTTCTGTCGTGCCATGTTTTGGTTTTCTCCTTGTATAGTTCAGCATTTTCATAGGAAAATAATATGTGTTCTTCTAACTCATTAAGTTGCAACATCCTTGCTTGCCCAACAGATGGCAAGTTGAAATTGAATCTTTTCATAGCCCAAAAAGCCATATGTTCCAATTCAATTGGTAAGTGACAAGCCTTTCCATACACAAGCCTATAGGGAGACATTCCAAATGGTGTTTTAAAAGCAGTTCTATAGGCCCAAAAAGCATCATCAAGATGTCTAGACCAATCTTTTATTGTAACATTCACCATCTTTTCTAAAATTCTTTTGATCTCCCTATTATACAATTCAACTTTCCCACTTGTTTGAAGATGGTAGGTTGTGGCAACCTTGTGTTTCGCCCCATATTTGATCAATAAACCTTCATAACATTTGTTACAAAAATGTGTTCCTTTATCACTAATGATGGCTCTTGGGGTGCCATAccttgaaaatatatttttgacTAAAAACTTGGTCATAACCTTTGCATCATTAGTGGGGGTTGCCACTGCCTCTGTCCATTTGGAAACAAAATCAACAACTACCAAAATATAGATATTTCCAAAGGATTGgggaaaaggtcccatgaaatctataccccatacatatttttatttttaaaatgttaGTAAGGTGTATCTCTTGTCTCATAGAAATATTTCTCGTCCTTTGGCATCTATCACAAGCCTTAACTAAATCATTAACATCATTAAATACAAATGGCCAAAAAATAACCTGATTGTAGCACCTTAGTTGCTGTCCTGGTTCCACCAAAGTGACCTCCATAAGGAGCATTGTGGCACGCTGTCAGTAGTCAACACATCTTTTGAGTAATTGATTAACACATTTCTTGTACATGATCGATTCATCCCAATAATAGCTCTTGCATGAATGGAAAAAACTCTTCCTTTGTTGTGAGTTGAACTCATGTGGAACATACCCACTCACAAAATAATTCATTATGTCAGCATATCAGGGTGTCATGACAGATGACATCAGAAATAATTTCTCATCAGCAAATTCCTCCTTTATATCTCTTTCACTAGGGGTCTAGACCTCTTCGGGCAGCCTAGACAAGTGGCCAACGACCAAGTTTTCTACCCCCTTCTTGTCTCTAATCTCTAggtcaaattcttgtaacaaaAGTATTCATTTTATCAATCTTGGTTTTGCGTATTTCTTCTCAATAAGGTACTTGATTGCTGCATGATTTGTGTAAAATATCACCTTGGTGCCCACCAAGTATGATATAAACTTATCAAACGCAAACACCACTGCCAACAGTTCCTTTTCTATGGTTGTATAGTTGACTTGAGCCTCAATGAGTGTCCTACTTGCATAATAAATTGTATGGAAGACTTTGTTGGGCCTTTACCCTATGGAAACTCCAATGGCGAAATCACTATcatcacacatgagttcaaaaGGTTTAGACCAATCATAAAGTTTCACCATGGAATTTGAAATCAAAGCTTCCTTCAATAATCTAAACGCTTTGTCACATTCCTTGCTGAAGGCGCATGGCATGCTGCAACAGCTGGCATAATGGCTTAGTAATCCTTGAAAAATCCTTAATGAATCTACAATAAAACCCAACATGGACCATAAAACTTATAACTCCCTTGATGTTGGTAGGAGAAGGTAAACTTTCAATAACCTCAATCTTGGCTTGATCAATCTCTAACCCTTCCTTATAAATTGTG containing:
- the LOC127079905 gene encoding uncharacterized protein LOC127079905 gives rise to the protein MEDVTNLQGRGSPWDFVEDEDVDEDRRPEEEESVAKNPSVTATKFKELVKFYPCYNGVVAEESKCIKSESGLHPEIKQGIGYHEIHQFLMLENKCRIYDEDIRAHSAHYKSLSEKKGKNQYCGKPYIAPTDKGKQKASDEKKPSRGETFASVKCFKCGELSYCANECKNNFLRCLKYGKIGHRIADCKSVGSTCYNCVEQGHISTHCHKLKKVQSEGEVFALTRSKITISYILIRDATHSFVSLECVEKLGLKLSSMVGSMIVDTPTLGLYHFKSLMQVTKLFVSPKQVDEFMKDEVKVFMIFASMKYEGKVVIDELLLVCEFMKVFPDDISDLQLKCEVEFVIDLVPGSNEHPI